A genomic window from Onychostoma macrolepis isolate SWU-2019 chromosome 22, ASM1243209v1, whole genome shotgun sequence includes:
- the tsc22d2 gene encoding TSC22 domain family protein 2 — translation MSKMPSKKKSCFQITSVTQAAQVAANSNTDDTESLDDPDEPRTEDMSSSEIYDISKAGDFEPETCDVSLSDESLHNEAEISGASAQDASITNIPGSRKASAVHINPPVRSVSGSISSQSSVASNAPSSIQTSSVSSSATVSSCSSRFRVIKLDHGTGEPFKRGRWTCTEFYERDTDASSSGRTMDSVKHASAADHSAEKDGLGVAGGSVAVHVGSSTSAAEPHTDSGYLSAPSNPPAELQQQTLGISQQGLGLAAQNAHIKSPSMPLATQPQPFFPGKQVQKPGQILQSVIPSNQAQTVSVASLPLVTPLNQGPSPVMTPAAPGSAAHVLGLVPQPVDGRGLPISQSEHVQGLLQQLGISTALGTVSTAAVVQQAPVPLIQPAVTVSVSPLAGVPGVQNVPAVMSSASNAPQSMPKQTLQNPPQGVHGGLLGGLGAQMTHANFCQLPTGVAQVEENQRKHDGLLQSSILIGKDAIKPLNPEGLQLATPAVSSLFGIAIPIDGDEDSASGASVVAIDNKIEQAMDLVKSHLMYAVREEVEVMKEQIKELYERNSLLERENAVLKSLANTEQLTQLTSQLNNLGSTSPQQTAVNAILQEGSKLVALPPQPNVSTA, via the exons ATGTCTAAAATGCCATCGAAAAAGAAGAGCTGTTTTCAGATCACCAGCGTAACGCAGGCTGCGCAGGTGGCAGCCAACAGCAACACGGACGACACCGAGAGTTTAGACGACCCCGACGAGCCCAGGACTGAGGACATGTCCTCCTCCGAAATATACGACATTTCCAAAGCTGGAGATTTCGAGCCGGAGACGTGTGACGTCAGTTTATCGGACGAATCGCTACATAACGAGGCTGAAATATCTGGGGCGAGCGCCCAAGATGCTTCCATAACGAACATACCTGGTTCTCGCAAAGCGAGTGCGGTTCATATAAACCCACCTGTCCGTTCAGTCAGTGGGTCTATATCTTCCCAGTCTTCGGTTGCATCTAATGCACCATCCAGCATCCAGACTTCATCAGTTAGCAGTTCTGCCACAGTAAGTAGCTGCAGCTCCCGTTTCAGGGTCATCAAATTAGACCATGGCACGGGTGAACCCTTCAAAAGAGGTAGGTGGACTTGCACCGAGTTTTACGAGCGAGATACAGACGCTTCCTCATCTGGCCGGACTATGGATAGTGTTAAACACGCAAGCGCCGCGGATCATAGCGCAGAAAAGGATGGACTAGGAGTCGCCGGAGGTTCGGTGGCTGTGCATGTTGGGTCTTCAACATCTGCAGCAGAACCTCATACAGATAGTGGCTACTTATCTGCACCATCGAACCCGCCTGCGGAGCTTCAGCAGCAAACCCTAGGCATCTCGCAGCAGGGATTAGGGCTTGCAGCCCAGAATGCCCATATCAAATCTCCAAGCATGCCTTTGGCAACTCAACCACAGCCATTTTTCCCGGGAAAACAGGTGCAGAAACCTGGGCAGATTCTTCAGAGTGTTATTCCATCGAATCAAGCCCAAACGGTCTCGGTGGCTTCGCTTCCGCTCGTGACCCCGTTAAACCAGGGTCCGTCACCTGTCATGACTCCTGCAGCGCCGGGAAGCGCCGCTCACGTGCTCGGATTAGTTCCCCAGCCCGTGGACGGCAGAGGGCTTCCCATCAGCCAGTCGGAGCATGTTCAGGGACTTTTACAGCAATTAGGCATCAGCACGGCTCTAGGGACCGTGTCGACCGCAGCTGTTGTACAGCAGGCACCAGTGCCGCTCATTCAGCCAGCGGTAACCGTGTCTGTCAGCCCCCTTGCTGGGGTCCCTGGTGTGCAAAATGTGCCTGCTGTTATGTCCAGTGCCTCTAATGCCCCCCAGAGCATGCCAAAACAGACGTTGCAGAATCCACCTCAGGGAGTCCACGGCGGGTTGCTAGGAGGACTGGGTGCGCAGATGACCCACGCTAACTTTTGCCAGCTTCCCACCGGCGTCGCCCAGGTCGAGGAGAACCAGAGGAAGCACGACGGGCTGCTCCAGAGCTCTATACTCATAGGAAAAGATGCCATCAAACCCCTGAATCCCGAGGGCTTGCAGCTTGCCACACCTGCTGTCAGCAGCCTGTTTGGAATAGCTATTCCCATCGATGGGGATGAGGACAG TGCCTCTGGCGCCAGTGTTGTGGCCATTGATAACAAAATAGAGCAAGCTATG GATCTTGTGAAAAGCCATTTAATGTACGCCGTGCGCGAGGAAGTGGAGGTCATGAAGGAGCAGATCAAGGAGCTCTATGAGAGGAACTCACTTCTGGAGAGAGAAAACGCAGTATTAAAATCTCTGGCCAACACTGAGCAGCTGACCCAGCTCACCTCTCAGCTCAACAACCTCGGCAGCACTTCGCCCCAACAGACGGCGGTCAACGCCATCCTGCAGGAGGGAAGCAAACTCGTGGCCTTGCCCCCGCAGCCCAACGTGTCCACAGCGTGA